A genomic segment from Patescibacteria group bacterium encodes:
- a CDS encoding pentapeptide repeat-containing protein, which yields MPTKKLSKAELVALLKNGCVAEFNKDRPKGEINLTRVNLFGVNLTEFNLDDANFTFANLTRVIFGDNLTNIKFIFAELDGSNIFEVDTLSCTGVPVGPKKSILDNSPENWKEISNVY from the coding sequence ATGCCAACTAAAAAATTATCAAAGGCTGAGCTTGTCGCTCTACTTAAAAACGGATGTGTGGCAGAATTCAACAAAGATCGACCTAAAGGTGAGATTAATCTCACTCGGGTCAATCTTTTTGGAGTCAACCTCACGGAATTCAATCTCGACGACGCAAACTTTACTTTTGCGAATTTAACTCGTGTCATATTCGGCGATAATCTTACCAACATCAAATTTATTTTTGCAGAACTCGACGGGTCAAACATTTTCGAGGTGGACACATTATCGTGTACCGGAGTCCCGGTGGGACCCAAAAAGTCCATCTTAGATAATTCGCCTGAGAATTGGAAAGAAATATCAAACGTATATTAA
- the tuf gene encoding elongation factor Tu has translation MMADKFDRSKPHVNVGTIGHVDHGKTTLTAAILHVLSLAGNEVRLRKVDEIDSAPEEKARGITIALSHNEYSTDARHYAHIDAPGHADYIKNMITGAAQMDGAILVVAASDGMMPQTREHVLLAKQVGVPKIIVFINKVDQVDDKDLIDLVEEEIRELLDKQGFDGKDAPVIRGSALKALDAKSVDDEWAKGILELTKALDEYIPIPKREIDKPFLMPIEDVFSIEGRGTVVTGRIERGKVKVGEEVEIIGIKDTTKTTVTGIEMFNKQLDEGQAGDNAGILLRGTKKENIHRGQVLAKTGSVTPHTDFEGEVYILSKDEGGRHTPFFTGYKPQFYIRTTDVTGEVTLAEGTEMVMPGDTVTFKVKLVAPVALEEQQRFAVREGGKTVGAGVVTKVIS, from the coding sequence ATTATGGCAGATAAATTCGACAGGTCTAAACCACATGTAAATGTAGGTACCATCGGTCATGTTGACCATGGTAAGACCACACTCACCGCCGCTATTTTGCATGTTCTTTCTCTTGCGGGAAATGAAGTAAGATTGCGGAAGGTAGATGAAATAGACAGTGCTCCCGAGGAAAAAGCACGTGGTATTACTATTGCTCTTTCCCACAACGAGTACTCAACAGATGCGCGTCACTACGCGCACATTGATGCTCCCGGACATGCTGACTACATCAAAAACATGATTACAGGTGCAGCACAGATGGACGGCGCGATCCTCGTAGTTGCAGCATCCGATGGTATGATGCCCCAAACTAGGGAGCATGTACTTTTGGCAAAACAGGTTGGCGTTCCAAAAATTATTGTTTTTATCAACAAAGTAGATCAGGTTGATGATAAAGATCTTATTGATTTGGTTGAAGAGGAAATCAGAGAATTACTCGATAAGCAAGGATTTGACGGTAAGGATGCACCTGTGATAAGAGGATCGGCTCTCAAGGCACTTGACGCAAAGTCAGTGGACGATGAGTGGGCAAAAGGAATTCTCGAGCTCACAAAAGCACTTGATGAGTATATTCCTATTCCGAAGCGTGAAATTGACAAGCCATTCCTAATGCCAATTGAAGACGTTTTCTCAATTGAAGGACGCGGTACAGTTGTAACCGGACGAATCGAGAGAGGAAAAGTTAAAGTCGGTGAGGAAGTTGAAATAATTGGAATCAAAGACACAACCAAAACAACTGTTACTGGCATTGAAATGTTCAACAAGCAACTTGATGAAGGTCAGGCGGGTGACAACGCAGGTATTTTATTGCGCGGCACTAAGAAGGAGAACATTCATCGAGGTCAGGTGCTTGCAAAGACAGGTTCAGTAACTCCGCATACTGATTTTGAAGGCGAAGTATACATTCTTAGCAAAGATGAAGGTGGACGGCACACCCCATTCTTTACAGGATACAAACCACAGTTTTATATCAGGACCACTGATGTAACAGGTGAAGTTACTCTTGCTGAAGGAACCGAGATGGTAATGCCAGGCGACACTGTGACATTTAAGGTAAAGCTCGTTGCACCTGTTGCTCTTGAAGAACAGCAACGGTTTGCGGTACGTGAAGGAGGTAAAACAGTAGGCGCAGGAGTTGTAACAAAAGTAATCAGCTAG
- the rpsJ gene encoding 30S ribosomal protein S10, with protein MATKATQKKTTTKKPRASAAKKKSTVVKKRSVPKAKTQQEKEVVVQKLRIRVRAYEHKILDASVKQIIDTVMRLDAHLVGPVPLPTEIKKYTVNRASFIFKDAREQFEMRVHKRLIDILNPSQKVIEALTNLSLPSGVNIDVKMVQ; from the coding sequence ATGGCAACAAAAGCAACACAGAAAAAAACAACCACAAAGAAACCTAGAGCTTCGGCTGCTAAGAAAAAGAGCACCGTGGTAAAAAAAAGGTCTGTACCCAAAGCTAAAACACAGCAGGAGAAGGAAGTAGTGGTTCAAAAGTTGCGTATCCGAGTGCGTGCATATGAACATAAAATACTTGACGCATCGGTAAAACAAATAATAGATACCGTTATGCGACTTGATGCACATTTGGTTGGGCCAGTGCCACTACCGACGGAGATTAAAAAGTACACAGTAAACAGAGCATCGTTTATTTTTAAAGATGCGCGAGAACAATTTGAGATGAGAGTCCATAAGAGGCTCATAGATATTCTCAATCCGTCGCAGAAAGTGATTGAAGCGCTTACTAACTTAAGCTTACCCTCTGGCGTCAACATTGACGTAAAAATGGTGCAGTAA
- the rplC gene encoding 50S ribosomal protein L3 has protein sequence MKFILGKKQHMTQVFDSEGKVYPATVLSVGPVVVTQMKSKDIDGYSATQVGYGTRNKKHLNQAMKGHVKEHGSFEVLMEFRTGTKRHAKNDDGKADYSVGDIVDVSTFSEGEKVTISAISKGKGFQGVVKRHGFHGGPRTHGQKHSEREGGSIGATGPQRVFKGKKMPGRMGGDRITLKNVPILQIDKEHNLLVVKGSVPGRLGTLVEIHN, from the coding sequence ATGAAATTTATTCTTGGAAAAAAACAACATATGACACAAGTCTTCGATAGTGAAGGCAAAGTGTATCCCGCAACAGTGCTTAGTGTTGGGCCTGTTGTTGTTACTCAAATGAAAAGTAAAGACATCGATGGTTATAGCGCAACACAGGTGGGGTATGGAACACGTAACAAAAAACATCTAAATCAAGCAATGAAAGGCCATGTAAAGGAGCATGGCTCTTTTGAAGTCCTGATGGAATTTAGAACCGGTACAAAGCGTCACGCTAAAAATGATGATGGGAAAGCTGACTATTCCGTCGGAGACATTGTTGATGTATCTACTTTTTCAGAAGGTGAGAAAGTGACTATTTCGGCAATTTCAAAAGGCAAAGGATTCCAAGGTGTGGTGAAGAGGCATGGGTTCCATGGCGGTCCACGCACCCACGGGCAAAAACATTCTGAGCGTGAAGGAGGTTCAATAGGAGCCACTGGTCCACAGAGGGTATTCAAGGGAAAAAAAATGCCCGGGAGAATGGGGGGAGACAGAATAACTCTCAAAAATGTTCCTATTTTGCAAATTGATAAGGAGCATAATCTTTTGGTGGTAAAGGGCTCTGTGCCAGGTCGATTGGGAACCTTGGTTGAGATACACAACTAA
- the rplD gene encoding 50S ribosomal protein L4: MKASVYNQAGQQKGTVTLPKQVFGLQWNADLVHQVVVSIESNKRTPVAHTKERGDVRGGGKKPWRQKGTGRARHGSIRSPLWKGGGVTFGPRNERNYKKKINRKMKTKALYIVISRKLKDGELLFVDDISIASPKSAQAKEILTALSTIPNFEKLATKRKNTAIVSIVERDENVEKSFKNFGNVTIGKIQNLNPSDVLKYKYLVVSHPKESISFLEARSSKDVALSATTSTDNTKKNTNK; the protein is encoded by the coding sequence ATGAAAGCATCAGTATACAACCAAGCAGGACAGCAAAAAGGTACGGTAACACTACCGAAACAGGTTTTTGGTCTTCAATGGAATGCAGATTTAGTGCATCAAGTTGTTGTTTCTATTGAAAGCAACAAACGAACTCCGGTTGCTCACACAAAGGAGAGAGGTGATGTAAGGGGAGGGGGCAAGAAGCCGTGGCGGCAAAAAGGCACTGGTCGAGCACGACACGGATCTATACGCTCTCCACTATGGAAGGGGGGAGGTGTGACTTTTGGTCCAAGGAACGAAAGAAATTACAAAAAGAAAATTAACAGAAAAATGAAAACGAAAGCACTCTACATAGTAATCTCACGGAAATTAAAAGACGGTGAGTTACTATTTGTTGACGATATTTCAATAGCATCTCCAAAGTCGGCTCAGGCAAAAGAAATTTTGACAGCTCTTTCTACAATTCCAAATTTTGAGAAGCTTGCTACGAAACGAAAAAATACCGCAATAGTTTCAATAGTAGAGAGAGATGAAAATGTGGAGAAAAGCTTTAAAAATTTTGGAAACGTAACAATTGGCAAAATACAAAACTTAAACCCGAGTGATGTACTTAAATACAAATATTTAGTTGTTTCACATCCAAAAGAATCCATTTCTTTTCTAGAAGCAAGATCTTCAAAAGATGTGGCACTATCTGCTACAACATCTACCGATAATACGAAGAAAAATACAAATAAATGA
- a CDS encoding 50S ribosomal protein L23: MALFSFKKEKKPENTEVKEKSVTTSARIHEKKEVTPDNTVPKKKLSSEQSDLSFVLRRPRITEKATSQAQNGVYVFEVATTATKKIIADAVLHFYKVKPLKIRVTPIPKKIVPSRIKGRFGVRGAGKKAYVYLRKGDSIEIV, translated from the coding sequence ATGGCATTATTTAGTTTTAAAAAAGAAAAAAAACCAGAAAATACGGAAGTGAAAGAGAAATCCGTAACTACTAGTGCGCGTATCCATGAAAAGAAAGAGGTTACACCAGACAATACTGTGCCCAAGAAGAAACTCTCATCTGAGCAAAGTGATCTATCGTTTGTCCTGAGACGTCCGCGCATCACGGAAAAAGCGACATCGCAGGCGCAAAACGGTGTATATGTATTTGAGGTTGCAACTACGGCAACCAAAAAAATCATTGCAGATGCGGTTCTTCATTTTTATAAAGTCAAACCGCTTAAAATTCGAGTTACCCCAATACCTAAAAAGATTGTTCCTTCTCGAATAAAGGGACGATTTGGCGTAAGAGGAGCCGGAAAGAAAGCGTATGTATATCTGCGTAAAGGCGATAGTATAGAAATTGTGTAA
- the rplB gene encoding 50S ribosomal protein L2, translating into MKVYKPTTPGRRGMTSVIYKGKLTVSKPKKSLTRGFKRSVGRNSAGRLTTRHKGGGHKRRYRDIDFLYNKKNIPAKVETIEYDPNRSGFIGLISYRDGEKRYILLPQSVVVGDIVTVSEKAQPKPGNRLPLSEIPVGTFVYNVELKPNGGAKIARSAGNYAEVIALDGGFAHLKMPSSEIRKVKSTSWASIGEVSNEEHKLVTIGKAGRSRWLGRRPTVRGAAMNPVDHPHGGGEGRAGRGHRRARSKWGKPTGKRQKTRRVKKYSNALIVKRRKVGKKRG; encoded by the coding sequence ATGAAAGTGTATAAACCTACAACTCCGGGTCGTAGAGGAATGACATCGGTTATATATAAAGGGAAACTCACTGTTTCAAAACCAAAGAAGTCTTTGACACGAGGTTTTAAGCGATCTGTTGGTAGAAATAGTGCTGGTCGTCTTACAACGAGACACAAGGGCGGTGGACACAAGCGGCGTTATCGAGATATAGATTTTCTGTATAACAAAAAAAATATTCCAGCAAAAGTTGAAACCATTGAATACGATCCAAACCGGTCAGGATTTATAGGACTTATCTCATATCGTGACGGAGAAAAACGCTACATACTTCTACCTCAGTCGGTTGTTGTTGGGGATATTGTTACTGTTTCTGAAAAAGCACAACCCAAACCAGGGAATCGTCTTCCACTGTCGGAGATTCCGGTGGGTACCTTTGTATACAATGTTGAGCTAAAACCAAATGGTGGTGCAAAAATTGCTCGGTCTGCAGGCAATTATGCAGAAGTCATAGCGCTTGATGGTGGATTTGCACATCTTAAGATGCCGTCCTCTGAAATCAGAAAGGTTAAATCTACCTCATGGGCATCTATTGGAGAGGTTTCCAATGAAGAACATAAATTGGTGACTATTGGAAAGGCAGGCAGATCGCGCTGGCTTGGTAGGCGTCCCACTGTGCGTGGTGCGGCAATGAACCCAGTTGATCACCCGCATGGTGGCGGAGAGGGGCGTGCGGGGCGAGGTCATCGGAGAGCACGAAGCAAGTGGGGGAAACCGACAGGCAAAAGACAAAAGACGAGACGTGTGAAGAAATACTCAAACGCTCTTATTGTAAAAAGAAGGAAAGTCGGTAAAAAACGGGGGTAA
- the rpsS gene encoding 30S ribosomal protein S19 translates to MARSLKKGPYVDEKLLKKVEGKKPTGVGTIKTWARRSQISPEMVGFTFGVHNGKEHIDVFVNEEMVGHRLGEFSPTKKFVRHGGKMQKELEIKKKESEVAAAKAAKVSAETKK, encoded by the coding sequence ATGGCACGATCACTAAAAAAAGGTCCATATGTAGACGAAAAACTACTGAAAAAAGTAGAAGGCAAAAAGCCTACAGGAGTAGGGACCATTAAAACATGGGCTCGTAGGAGCCAGATTTCACCCGAGATGGTCGGCTTTACTTTTGGCGTTCACAACGGGAAGGAGCATATAGATGTATTTGTCAATGAAGAGATGGTAGGACATCGATTAGGAGAGTTTTCTCCAACCAAAAAATTTGTACGACATGGGGGTAAAATGCAGAAAGAGTTGGAAATAAAAAAGAAAGAATCCGAAGTAGCAGCAGCAAAAGCGGCCAAGGTTTCGGCTGAAACCAAAAAATAA